From the Gemmatimonadota bacterium genome, the window AGCCTCCGACCGTGGCAACGCGGCGGCCAGATAGCGGCCGGCCGCGGGCGGCACGTTGATGTCCTGGCCACCGAACCACAGGTTCACCACGATCGGCACTTGGCTCAACGGGAAACCCCATCCTCGGCTCGCCAGTCTGAGATCAGTCAATCCGCCCTCCTCCCCCCGCCGAAACGTCTCCCGAACCATGGCGATGAAGTGGGTGCGCCGGGCTGAAAACGCGAGGGCCTGTCGGTCGATCTCGGGCATCGATTCGCCCAATCGGTTGAAGAAGGTCGTCGGCTGAGTGGCCGCCATCGCGGCCATCGTTCGGAGCATCCGCCGCAAGGCCCACGGAAACCACCGCGCCAGAAAAAACATGGTCCGATTCTGCCGACTCATCCCCTGCCGCCCGTCGGGTACGTCCATCGGCGCCACCCCACACGCAATCCCGACCGAGCGAAGTCGATGAGGGATTCGAAGGGCGCAGGCGGCCGCGTACGGAGCGCCGCCCGAAACCCCTAACGCGGAGAACCGGGAGAGTCCCACTGCCTGGGCAAACCCCAGGACATCCGCCGGCCAATCGAGAATGGTCCGGTTCGGCTTGGGGTCGGACAGTCCCACGCCGGGGCGGTCAAGGGCCAACACCCGGACCCCCAGCCGCTCGGCGATCGCGTCGAACTCGGGTGCCGTCGCGTCGAGGCGGCAACTCGGGCTCCCGTGAAAATGAAGCACTGGCGTACCCTGGGGATCGCCGGTTTCGGCGTAGCCGAGCATCCGGCCGTCCGGCAACCGGATCGTCCTATCAGCCTGGATCGCCATCCGACCCCTCCCCGAGAATACGGCCAGTCCTCATCCCAACCAACTTAACGCCCATCCGGCCCGGCACTAGATTGCATCATGCCCAACCTTCGCCGAAACCTCAGCCTTGTCGCCCTCGCAACCGTATTCTTCGCCGGCTTGGCCGGCGGGCAAACCAAGCAACGTGCCCGCGAGCTTGGGATTCCGCTCGACGGAACCCCTGGCGCACTCAATGCCATTACGGACGTCCCCGGCGTCGAGGTCGGGATGACCACCCTGATCTCGGGCGAAGGCAAGCTGGTAGTCGGCAAAGGCCCGGTCCGAACCGGCGTCACCGCCATTCTGCCTCGGGGCAAAACCAGCGATTCAGAGGTCTACGCCGCGTGGTTTACGCTGAACGGCAACGGCGAATTAACCGGCACCACCTGGGTCGAGGAATCCGGGTTTCTCGGCGGCCCGGTTATGATCACGAACACCCATTCCGTTGGCGTCGTTCACCATGCCACCATCGAATGGGCGGTCAAGAAAGGCAAGGAGTTCTCGTGGTCATTGCCGGTCGTCGGGGAAACCTGGGACGGCGGAATGAACGACATCAATGGGTTCCACGTCACCAAGCAACACGCCGCGGACGCCATCGATAACGCGAAATCCGGCCCGGTCGCCGAAGGGAATGTCGGCGGTGGGACCGGAATGACCTGCAACCAGTTCAAAGGGGGCACCGGCACCTCGTCGCGCCGGATCGCGGTCCTTGGGCAAGCCTATCACATCGGGGTGCTGGTCCAGTGCAACTACGGCGGGCGGGCGCGATTCTCCGTCGCTGGTGTTCCGGTGGGACAAGAAATCCCCGACCTGCTTCCCTGTTTCGTACCGCTCGCCGACGGAACCGTCGCCGAGCGGGCGGCCTGCACCCCAAACGGTGGGGGTGGTGCGGATTTGGGCGATGTCGGCTCGATTATCGTCGTCGTCGCCACCGACGCCCCGCTCCTGCCCCATCAGCTGAAACGGGTCGTCAAGCGAGCGGCGTTAGGCATCGGTCGGATGGGCGGGATCGGCGGCAACTCCTCCGGCGATATCTTCATCGCTTTCTCCACCGCGAATCCGGCCGCTGGTGCCTCCGACAAGGTGGCCACCGTGCAATCGATCCCGAACGAAACCATCAATCCGGTCTTCGAGGCCACGATTGACGCCACCTCCGAAGCCATCTTGAACGCCATGCTGGCCGCCGAAACCATGACCGGCGCCAATGGCCGGCGGGTCTATGCCCTGCCCCACGATCGCCTTCTTGCCGCGTTGCGGAAGTACGGGCGACTTCGCTGATCAGGGAGCCGTTCGGCCCAAACCTCGGGGTGGCCGCACCCGGCCCGCCACCCCGGTAAGGGCCCCGAGGGCAACCAGGTAGGGAAGCATGACGAAGAACTGGTAGGGCACTTCGAGCCCCATGGCCTGGAACCCGAATTGTAGCGCCGTCAGCGCCCCAAAGGCCAGCGCCGCCCCCAGAACCCCGGCCGGCTGCCACCGCCCAAGCACCACGACCGCAATGGCGATGAACCCCCGGCCGGCCGTCATCCGCTCGGCAAACGCACCCACCTGAGCCAACACCAACGTCGCCCCGCCAATCCCTGCAAAAAGACCCCCGATCATCACGGCAATCGTTTGATACCAGCGGGTGTTGATCCCGATCGCCCGAGCGGCGTCGGCCGCCTCACCCACGGCCCGGAGCCGTAGCCCTACCGTGGTACGGTAGAGCGCCCACCAAACCACCGGAACTGCCGCCAACGCCAGGTAGGTCGGAGCCGGCTGCCGGAACAGGACCGGACCGAGCATCGGCAGCTGAAGCTCGGCACCGTGGGTCGAGAGTAGTTGCCGGTACAACACCCCGGTCGCTCCGACCGAGGCCAGGGTCACCGCTGTACCGGCGATGATCTGGTCCGTCCGGCCCCAGATTGCTATCGCCGCAAAAAGGCCGGAAACCACCATGCCCGCCCCGGCCGCCGCGAGCACCCCCAACCACGGATCACCACTGAGCGCCCCAAACACCGCGGCCAAGCACCCCACCAGCATCGATCCCTCGACGGCCAAGTTGATCACCCCGGCTCGCTCGGCAATCACCTCGCCCAGAGAAGCCCAGAGCAGCGGCGTGGCAATGCGGACGGCGGCCGCCACCAAGCCGATGATCGGATCCATCAGATCAGCCTCATGACGGCGCCGGACCGGGGCCGCGCCGAACACTCAGCAGCGCCACGACGATGATCACCGCCTGGACGATTGAAACCGCAACCGCCGGCACCCCGGCATCCCGCTGCATGGCGGCCGCGCCGGCGTCGAGCGCCCCGAAGGCCAAGCCGGCCACTACCACCCCGATCGGATCGGTTCGCGCAATCAGGGCAACCGCAATCGCCGTGAACCCGTACCCCGGCGACAGGTTCTGGTACAGGGCATAGGTAACGCCGGATACCTCGAACGCCCCCGCCAGGCCGGCCAACGCCCCCGAGCAGAGCAGCGCCACCGCCACGGTTCGCTCCACCCGAATCCCGCCCGCGAGCTCGGCTGCCCGGGGCGCTTCACCTACGGCCCGCAACCGAAAACCCCAGACGCTCCGCCGGAACACCACCCAGAGCACAACCCCGAGCACCAAGACCAGAAAGAAGCCGGCGTGCAACCGAGTCCCGGAAATCAGTGGCAATCGAACCGAGGCCCCGAGCGCATCACTCTGCGGATAGGTGCCCTTGGCCTCCTGCAGCGGACCTTGAACCGCATAGCTGATCAGGGCCTCCGCCACGAAGTTGAGCAGCAGCGTGCTGATGACCTCGAGCACCCCAAATCGGAACCGAAGCGCCACCGGTACCAGGATCCAGGCCGCGCCACCCAGGACCCCGGCCAGTAGGGTGGCTGTGAGGCCAAGAGGTGCCGGCCAACCGGCCGTGGCCAACCCAACGGCGGTCGCCGCCATCGCCCCGACCGCGAATTGGCCCTCGGCGCCAATGTTGAGGGCGCCGGCCCGAAAGGAAATCGCGAGGCCGAGACCGATTGTTATCAACGGCACTGCTCGAACCATCGTCGCCGAACTGATGGTGTACCACGATTCGAACGCGCCGCGCCAGAGCGCACCTAACGCTGCCCCGGCGTCATAGCCGAGCAGGGCAAGTCCAAGGCTCAGGATGACCAATCCGGCCACGGCGCCGCCGACCGGCACCGCCGCCCGCCGAAGCCAGGTCATTCGCCGACGCCGAGCATCATCGCCCCGACCGCTGATCGAGAAGCCCCGGCGAGCACCGGAATCACCGCGCCACGAACCACGACCAGAACCCGATCGGCCAGGGCCAGGACTTCGTCGAGATCGGTTGAATAGAACACCACCGCGCCGCCCGCCCTGGTATAGGCCCGGAGTTGCTGGTGCACGAAAGCGGTGGCCTGGATATCGAGCCCCCGCGTCGGGTTCTCTGCGACGAGGAGTCGGGGCTTGGCCTCAAAAGCCCGGGCCAACACCACTTTCTGTTGGTTTCCGCCACTCAACGACCGGGCCGGGGCGTCGGAACCGCTGGCTCGAATCCCGAACTCGGTCAGCAACGCGTCCATGCGCCGGCCGGCCGCCGGCCAATCCAACCAGGGTCCTTTCACCCATCGAGCGTCGCCCGACAGGCCGAGCACCAGGTTTTCCGTCAGGCTGAATCCACCGATCAGCCCTTCCGTGGTCCGATCCTCGGGAACGAAAGCGGTCCCGGGACCACCGAGGGATCGGAGCAACTCGCGTTGGCCGTTGCCCTCGACCGCCGCCAGCCCAACGATCTCACCACCCCGGAGCTCGAGACCCGCGATCGTTGGGACGGTTGACCCGCCAGCCGTACCCTCGAGCGGGACAACGGGGCGCGACAGGGGAGCTGCGTCGGCCTCACCGACCATCGCGCGGGCCAACCCCGCCGAGGTGCACTCCTCAACCGGACCGGAAAAACTGACCCGGCCTCGCCGTAGCACGGTCACCCGGTTCGCCACCGCGAGCACTTCGTCGAGTTTGTGGGTAATGAACACCACCGAACCACCACCCCTGGCAAACTCGCCAAGCAGGGCCAGAAGGCCGGCCACTTCTGGTGGAGCCAAGACAGCGGTCGGCTCGTCGAGCAACAAAATCTCGGCATCGGTGGCCAATGCCTGCAGAATTTCAAGTCGCTGTTTGGCGCCGACCGGCAGGGCCTCCGCTCGGATCGACGGATCGAGGCCTTCCCAAAGCCGGCGCCGCAATCGACCCAGGGCCGTGTCGGGGCGCCCGGCGCCCGCAACCGTCCCCACAGCCGCCCCGTAGCGACCGGCCGCGAGCCAGAGATTTTCCTGCACCGTGAGTGCCGGAATGGACGTGAAGTGTTGGTGCACCATGCCGATCCCGAGTCGCTTGGCGCCGGCCGGTTCCCGGAGCACCACCATCTGACCGCGGACGGCAATCGTGCCGTCATCCGGCTGGATGAGGCCAAAAACCAAGTGCATCAGGGTCGATTTGCCAGCCCCATTCTCTCCCAACAATCCGTGAACCTCACCGCGGGCAAGAACGAAATCGGCCCCGTCCAGCGCGATGGCGGAGCCGAACCGTTTCCGAATCCCGTGGAGTTCGAGAACCGGCGTCAAAGTCCCGTCGGATGGTGGTGAAATTCCCATGGCAGATTGAATCGCGTCGCCAGGTGCAGGGCCAGCGCCTTGACACCCACCTGTTCGGTGGCGTAATGGCCGGCGTAGATCACGTTGACGCCAAACTCCATGGCGTCGAAGTAGGTTTGGTGGGCGCCCTCGCCGGTGACGAAGGTATCGAGACCGGCATCTCGGGCCGCGCCGATCCGGGACCCCGCACCCCCGGTAATAATTCCCACCCGCCGGACGATCGGGGGCCCGCCGGGAATCAGCCGGGCCACGGTGCCGAGTGAGGTGTCGAGCAGCTCCACCAAACGGTCCCGGTGCAAGCCGCCCGGGGCCAGGCCGCAAATCCCAAGCGCCGCACCACGGTAGCTATCGAACGGCTGGCACTCGGTCAGACCGAGGCTCGCGGCCAGGACCGCGTTGTTGCCGACCTCGCCGTGCACGTCAAGCGGAATGTGGGCGGAGTAGAGCGGTACATCCGCCCGAAGCAGCCCGGCCAGCCGGCGATAGCGGCGGTCCGTGACCGGGATGTTGCCGTCCCAGAACAGTCCGTGGTGAACCAGCAGCAACGGCGGCGGCGCGAACCGCGAGCAGGCCTCGATCACCCCGTCGATCGTGGCCTGTGAAGCGTCGACGGCGGCCACGAAACCGCCGACCAGACCGGAGTTCTCGACTTGCAGTCCATTGACGGCCCCCGGTTCGTCAGGGACCTCCCGCACTCGGAGGTATCCATCCAGGTAGCCGGCGACCGTCTGAAGTTCGACCGGGGCGCTCATGGGATCGGCGACAATGTGCCCGCGACAATCGAATCGCCGGCCGCCACCACCTTCGCAACCAGCGACGCGGGTATGCTCGCAGCCAGGCCCGGATTGGCCACATAGCGAATCACCCCGCCGGCCAGGCCGAACGACTCCACCTTGGGCACGAAGGTTCCGCTCTTCACCTCCCGCGCCACGGCCAGAAACGCCCGCGGTAAGTCGATGATCGCCGAACCGTAGACTCGCTCGGGAGCCAAGCCACGCTGGTCGGCGTTGGCCCCGAAGACGAACACCCCGGGATGTTCTTTGGCCGCTTGGAAGATTCCCTTGCCCGCCTCATCGGCATTGTGGTGAAACAAATCGACCCCGACTTGGATCATCGCGAGCGCCGCCTCTCGGCCGGCCGCGGCATCGTCGAACGTGTTCAGGTACGCCACCCGGGTTTCCACCGAAGGGTTCATCCGCTGCGCCCCGGCCACCCAACCCTGATACCCGCGTTTGATCGGCGGAAGCTCGATCCCGCCGATGAAGCCGATCTTGCCGGTTTTCGTGAGCGCCCCGGCCATCATCCCGGCGAGAAACGTCCCTTCCTCGATTCGAAACACCAACGGCGCCACGTTCCCCTGGACCCGTTCACCGGAGGTCACGATAAACACGGCCTTTGGGTGCTCGGCGCTCACCCGTTCGGCCGGCTGCTGAAATTCAAACCCGTGGCCGAAGATCAGCGAGTACCCGTCCGCTGCGTAGGCCCGCAGGGCTTCTTCTTGAGCCCCAGGCGTGCGCGCCTCTTGATGGCTCACCACGACGCCCAAGGAATCCTTGATTTGCTGCAAACCCTCAAACGCACCGGCGTTCCAAGCGGCGTCGGCAATGGAACCGGGGGTGATCAGGGCGACCCGAAGCCCGGTCGGCTCGGTGCCCCGCCTTCCGCATCCGAGCACCAGGAAGCCAACCACCAATCCAGCCAGCCGTCTACCCATCAGTCGGTAACTCCGCCGCGGCCTCCATCCGAATGCCTCCATTGAGTTGGCCACCCTCCTGGATCAGGAGCCGCGGCGTCACGATGTCGCCATTGACCTGGGCCGTGGCTTGGACCTCAACCCGTTCGGTGGCGGTCACCGTACCATAGACCACTCCGCCGAGCACGGCTTCGCGAGTCTCGAGATTCCCCTCCACCACGCCGCCCGGCGACAGCAGGATTTGATGGGCCGCGTTGACATTGCCTGACACCCGGCCCTCGATCCTGACCACGCCGTCGGCGCGGAGGTCGCCGGTCACTGCCATATCGGGGGCAACGATTGAGATCGCGTTCGGATCGGCCCGCCGCCGGACGGGCACGCCACTCGGCGAAGGCGGATTGGAAAAGATGCCCATCGGCTATCGGTTCTCCCGAATCAGGGTGAGTGGATCGATCGAAATCCCGTTGTGCCGAATCTCAAAGTGTAGGTGCGGCGCCGATGACCGGCCGGTGTTTCCGGTCCGACCGATCACTTCGCCCGCCCGGATTCGGGCGCCTGGAACGGCCACCACCCGGGACATGTGGCCATACATCGACTGATACCCGTTGGGATGTTGGATCAATGAGAAATACCCGTACTCTTTGTCATTTCCGGTTTGAAGAACGGTCCCGCCGGCCGTAGCCCGCACCAGCGTACCCACCGGCACCGCCACATCGACTCCCGGGTGAGCCTCGTCCGTCGAGTCAGCATTTTGGCCCCGCGTGACATAGCCCCGTTCGTCGAGCGGCCAGTGGCTCGGGATCGATGGGCCGGTTTCATATCGGGGCCGCTCACCGGTAGCGAGGACCAGGACGTCCGGCGCTACCGGCAACACCGACGCCAGTTGCACCGGATCGGGAGCGATGTCAGCGCCGACCATTCGCCGAAGTTTGCCGTAGTTGGCTTCGACCCGATCAAGCG encodes:
- a CDS encoding alpha/beta hydrolase, which produces MAIQADRTIRLPDGRMLGYAETGDPQGTPVLHFHGSPSCRLDATAPEFDAIAERLGVRVLALDRPGVGLSDPKPNRTILDWPADVLGFAQAVGLSRFSALGVSGGAPYAAACALRIPHRLRSVGIACGVAPMDVPDGRQGMSRQNRTMFFLARWFPWALRRMLRTMAAMAATQPTTFFNRLGESMPEIDRQALAFSARRTHFIAMVRETFRRGEEGGLTDLRLASRGWGFPLSQVPIVVNLWFGGQDINVPPAAGRYLAAALPRSEARFYPEEGHVSLLFNRYEEILTGLLATAQREEGRPVWI
- a CDS encoding S58 family peptidase, with translation MPNLRRNLSLVALATVFFAGLAGGQTKQRARELGIPLDGTPGALNAITDVPGVEVGMTTLISGEGKLVVGKGPVRTGVTAILPRGKTSDSEVYAAWFTLNGNGELTGTTWVEESGFLGGPVMITNTHSVGVVHHATIEWAVKKGKEFSWSLPVVGETWDGGMNDINGFHVTKQHAADAIDNAKSGPVAEGNVGGGTGMTCNQFKGGTGTSSRRIAVLGQAYHIGVLVQCNYGGRARFSVAGVPVGQEIPDLLPCFVPLADGTVAERAACTPNGGGGADLGDVGSIIVVVATDAPLLPHQLKRVVKRAALGIGRMGGIGGNSSGDIFIAFSTANPAAGASDKVATVQSIPNETINPVFEATIDATSEAILNAMLAAETMTGANGRRVYALPHDRLLAALRKYGRLR
- a CDS encoding ABC transporter permease, producing MDPIIGLVAAAVRIATPLLWASLGEVIAERAGVINLAVEGSMLVGCLAAVFGALSGDPWLGVLAAAGAGMVVSGLFAAIAIWGRTDQIIAGTAVTLASVGATGVLYRQLLSTHGAELQLPMLGPVLFRQPAPTYLALAAVPVVWWALYRTTVGLRLRAVGEAADAARAIGINTRWYQTIAVMIGGLFAGIGGATLVLAQVGAFAERMTAGRGFIAIAVVVLGRWQPAGVLGAALAFGALTALQFGFQAMGLEVPYQFFVMLPYLVALGALTGVAGRVRPPRGLGRTAP
- a CDS encoding ABC transporter permease; this encodes MTWLRRAAVPVGGAVAGLVILSLGLALLGYDAGAALGALWRGAFESWYTISSATMVRAVPLITIGLGLAISFRAGALNIGAEGQFAVGAMAATAVGLATAGWPAPLGLTATLLAGVLGGAAWILVPVALRFRFGVLEVISTLLLNFVAEALISYAVQGPLQEAKGTYPQSDALGASVRLPLISGTRLHAGFFLVLVLGVVLWVVFRRSVWGFRLRAVGEAPRAAELAGGIRVERTVAVALLCSGALAGLAGAFEVSGVTYALYQNLSPGYGFTAIAVALIARTDPIGVVVAGLAFGALDAGAAAMQRDAGVPAVAVSIVQAVIIVVALLSVRRGPGPAPS
- a CDS encoding ATP-binding cassette domain-containing protein; this encodes MGISPPSDGTLTPVLELHGIRKRFGSAIALDGADFVLARGEVHGLLGENGAGKSTLMHLVFGLIQPDDGTIAVRGQMVVLREPAGAKRLGIGMVHQHFTSIPALTVQENLWLAAGRYGAAVGTVAGAGRPDTALGRLRRRLWEGLDPSIRAEALPVGAKQRLEILQALATDAEILLLDEPTAVLAPPEVAGLLALLGEFARGGGSVVFITHKLDEVLAVANRVTVLRRGRVSFSGPVEECTSAGLARAMVGEADAAPLSRPVVPLEGTAGGSTVPTIAGLELRGGEIVGLAAVEGNGQRELLRSLGGPGTAFVPEDRTTEGLIGGFSLTENLVLGLSGDARWVKGPWLDWPAAGRRMDALLTEFGIRASGSDAPARSLSGGNQQKVVLARAFEAKPRLLVAENPTRGLDIQATAFVHQQLRAYTRAGGAVVFYSTDLDEVLALADRVLVVVRGAVIPVLAGASRSAVGAMMLGVGE
- a CDS encoding Nif3-like dinuclear metal center hexameric protein, with protein sequence MSAPVELQTVAGYLDGYLRVREVPDEPGAVNGLQVENSGLVGGFVAAVDASQATIDGVIEACSRFAPPPLLLVHHGLFWDGNIPVTDRRYRRLAGLLRADVPLYSAHIPLDVHGEVGNNAVLAASLGLTECQPFDSYRGAALGICGLAPGGLHRDRLVELLDTSLGTVARLIPGGPPIVRRVGIITGGAGSRIGAARDAGLDTFVTGEGAHQTYFDAMEFGVNVIYAGHYATEQVGVKALALHLATRFNLPWEFHHHPTGL
- a CDS encoding BMP family ABC transporter substrate-binding protein; protein product: MEAFGWRPRRSYRLMGRRLAGLVVGFLVLGCGRRGTEPTGLRVALITPGSIADAAWNAGAFEGLQQIKDSLGVVVSHQEARTPGAQEEALRAYAADGYSLIFGHGFEFQQPAERVSAEHPKAVFIVTSGERVQGNVAPLVFRIEEGTFLAGMMAGALTKTGKIGFIGGIELPPIKRGYQGWVAGAQRMNPSVETRVAYLNTFDDAAAGREAALAMIQVGVDLFHHNADEAGKGIFQAAKEHPGVFVFGANADQRGLAPERVYGSAIIDLPRAFLAVAREVKSGTFVPKVESFGLAGGVIRYVANPGLAASIPASLVAKVVAAGDSIVAGTLSPIP
- a CDS encoding polymer-forming cytoskeletal protein, with the protein product MGIFSNPPSPSGVPVRRRADPNAISIVAPDMAVTGDLRADGVVRIEGRVSGNVNAAHQILLSPGGVVEGNLETREAVLGGVVYGTVTATERVEVQATAQVNGDIVTPRLLIQEGGQLNGGIRMEAAAELPTDG
- a CDS encoding M23 family metallopeptidase, producing MTSRRRGVTITVLRDDELVSAGYRFPTWLLRLGVVAAIVIGVLLVLGVAFYAPIARQAARVPGLERELDRLTIDNERIRELALALDRVEANYGKLRRMVGADIAPDPVQLASVLPVAPDVLVLATGERPRYETGPSIPSHWPLDERGYVTRGQNADSTDEAHPGVDVAVPVGTLVRATAGGTVLQTGNDKEYGYFSLIQHPNGYQSMYGHMSRVVAVPGARIRAGEVIGRTGNTGRSSAPHLHFEIRHNGISIDPLTLIRENR